In the Sandaracinus amylolyticus genome, TGCGTGTGCCAGTCAAACGACGTAATCAAACGCAGTAGATCGTCCCCGCGCAGGGCGCGGACGATCGTGGTGCGTGCACCGAACGTCGACGCGCGGAGGACCCCCGGGGCGCGGTGCGCCTCGACCTCTCGCGCGTTCGTGGTGCTCGCGAGGTTGGTGGGCGCGCCCATGGGCGTCCGTCACGAAAAGATCGCGGGTATGCTCGGCGCGCGGAATGTGCGGACGAACGTCGTCGCGTGGGGATGGTGCTTGTGCGTGGCGCTCGCGGCGTGTGGCGCGCCGCGGGTGCGCGAGGAGCGCGTGGTGCCGGTGACGCTGCGCGAGGAGGGCTGGCTCCCCGAGAACCGCGCGCGCATCGAGCGCGTGATCGCGACGCTCGGCGCGCGCGAGGGACGGCGCGTCGCGGTGTTCGACTGGGACAACACGATGATGCGCGGGGACATCGGCGACCTGGTGCTCGCGCATCTGATCGAGCGCGGTGCGATCGCGGAGGGCGCGATCCCGCGAGACGACGCGATGCTCGGCGAGGCAGCGCACGCGGCGCTCGCGGGCGCGCGCGATGCGACGGAGCGCGGGCGCGTGGTGGCGCACCTCGCGTGGCGCGGCACGACGCCCGAGGGAGAGCCCGCGTTCACGGTGCCGATGGCGCCGTTCTACCGATCGACGTACGGCGTGATCGCGCAGGTGCTCGCGGCGGGGCGCACCGACGACGCGCTGCGCGCGATCGCGCGCGAGGCGTTCGCGGCGGCGAGCGCTGCGCCGGTCGGCACGCGCGAGGTGATCGGCGGGGTCGAGGTCGAGCGCTTCGCGCGGCTGCACGTGCCGATGATCGAGCTCGCGCGCGCGCTCGAGTCGGTCGGCGTCGAGGTGTGGATCGTCAGCGCGTCGCCCGAGCCGATCGTCCAGGCGCTCGCGGAGATCGCGGGGCTCGCTCCGGCGCGCGTGATCGGCGTGCGGATGCAGCACGACGGATCGGGGCGCGGCACCGCGCGCTTCGAGGCGTGCGGTGAGGGCGCGCTCGCGACGCCGGTGATGACGTGGCTCGAGGGCAAGCGCTGCTGGATCAACCGCGCGATCTTCGACGTGCCCGCGGCGCGGCAGCGCATGCGGCAGGAGGACCCGGCGCTGCGTCCGGTCCTCGTCGCGGGTGACAGCGACGGAGACCTCGCGATGCTGCAGGACGCGACCGAGCTGCGCATCGTGCTCGATCGACAGAACGTGCGCTTGATGTGCAACGCGCTCGCGTCGGGCTGGCTGGTGCAGCCGCTCTTCGTCGATCCTCCGCCGCCGCGCGAGACGCCCTATCCGTGCAGCACCCACGAGGACGCGCTGGGGCGCGTGGTGGACGCGGACGGGCGCGCGATCGGCGATCGTTAGAAGCGACCTTCGATCGCGATCCCGTTCGGGCGGATCGCGACGTGGGTCTCGCTGCTGCTGCTCGAGGTGAGATCGATGATCACGAGCGTCGCGGCGCCGGCCGCGAGCACGCCCGCGGTCACGTAGAGCGCGGTCGCCACGGTGGCCTCGGTGCGCGCCTGCTCGAGCCGATCGTGCTCGGGGCTCCCGCGCACGATCACCGGCTGATCGCGCAGGTCGTCGACGGTGGACTGCGCGTCGAGCGCGAGCACGACGCCCGCGATGGTCGCGCCGGCCGCGAGCCCTGCGGCACCCACGCCGATCCAGAGCAGCGTGTGATCGGGCTCGGCCGCCGGCGGCGGCGCGACCGGCGGAGGATCGCTCGGCGGCGGCGTGATCTCGGGCTCGGGCTCGGGCGCCTCGGGCTCGGGCGCCGGCTCGGGCTGGGGCGCGTCGCCTTCGCTCAGCACGAGCTCGCGCTCGATCTCCGCGACGCGCTGCTCGGCGAACGCGCGGAAGCGACCGGTGTCGTCGTCGCGCGCGCAGGTGCGGTAGGCGCGCGCGGCCTGCGCGCGGTGCTCGGGGCCCCAGCGATCGTAGGTGAGCGCGAGGTTGCACATCGTCGTGACGCGCGGCGCGAGGCGATACGACTCGCGGAACGCAGCGGCGGCGGCCTCGTGATCGCCCTCGCGCAGGCGCTCGACGCCGCGATCGAAGAGCGAGGTGGAGGGATCGCTCGGAGCGTCCTGCGCACGGGCGAGCGCTGGAATCGCGAGGAGGACGAGCGCGACGAGGGCGTGGATGCGCATCACGGTGCGTGCTGCTCGATGATGTTGCCGTCCCACGACGCCGGCTCGCCCGTCGCGGGCTCGGTCGTGGGAGTGGTCTCGCGCGGAGCGCGGCCTCGCGCGCGCGGCGCTCGCTCGCGCGGCTCCTCGGGCGTCGCGATCGCCGCCGGCGGCGGCTCGGGCGTCGGCTCGATCACCGGCTCGGGCGTCGGCTCGATCACCGGCGGCGGCGCCGGCGCGATCACCGGCTCGGGCGTGGCCACCGGCGCGGCTTGCTCGATCGTGCTCGGCGGCTCGCGTCGCATCAGCCACACG is a window encoding:
- a CDS encoding haloacid dehalogenase-like hydrolase, which codes for MRTNVVAWGWCLCVALAACGAPRVREERVVPVTLREEGWLPENRARIERVIATLGAREGRRVAVFDWDNTMMRGDIGDLVLAHLIERGAIAEGAIPRDDAMLGEAAHAALAGARDATERGRVVAHLAWRGTTPEGEPAFTVPMAPFYRSTYGVIAQVLAAGRTDDALRAIAREAFAAASAAPVGTREVIGGVEVERFARLHVPMIELARALESVGVEVWIVSASPEPIVQALAEIAGLAPARVIGVRMQHDGSGRGTARFEACGEGALATPVMTWLEGKRCWINRAIFDVPAARQRMRQEDPALRPVLVAGDSDGDLAMLQDATELRIVLDRQNVRLMCNALASGWLVQPLFVDPPPPRETPYPCSTHEDALGRVVDADGRAIGDR